A genomic segment from Nocardiopsis sp. Huas11 encodes:
- the panC gene encoding pantoate--beta-alanine ligase → MTERTPATTGRPLVVHTAEELRGALADAGRVALVPTMGALHTGHRTLMRLARDRADTVVVSVFVNPLQFGPGEDFDRYPRTLDTDSAVCAEEGVDVVFAPTVATMYPTEPMVTVQAGAMGELLEGASRPGFFTGVLTVVSKLLHLVGPDLAVFGQKDAQQIAIVRRMVADLSMPIEIVGAPTLRDPDGLAVSSRNVYLSDDERASALALHRALRAGLDSAADGPDAVRAAARAVLDGAAEADPPVEPDYLALVDPATFTDAPADFEGEAVLAVAARVGSTRLIDNTPVTFTPARPGRAAGTDAGAL, encoded by the coding sequence ATGACCGAACGCACCCCCGCGACCACCGGCCGGCCCCTCGTCGTCCACACCGCCGAGGAGCTCCGAGGCGCCCTCGCCGACGCCGGACGCGTCGCCCTGGTCCCCACCATGGGCGCCCTCCACACCGGACACCGCACCCTCATGCGGCTCGCCCGGGACCGGGCGGACACCGTCGTCGTCAGCGTCTTCGTCAACCCGCTCCAGTTCGGCCCGGGTGAGGACTTCGACCGCTACCCCAGGACGCTCGACACCGACAGCGCCGTGTGCGCCGAGGAGGGCGTCGACGTCGTCTTCGCGCCCACGGTCGCCACCATGTACCCCACCGAGCCGATGGTCACCGTCCAGGCCGGCGCCATGGGCGAGCTCCTGGAGGGCGCCTCCCGCCCCGGCTTCTTCACGGGCGTGCTCACCGTCGTCAGCAAACTCCTGCACCTGGTCGGCCCCGACCTGGCGGTCTTCGGGCAGAAGGACGCCCAGCAGATCGCCATCGTGCGCCGCATGGTCGCGGACCTGTCCATGCCGATCGAGATCGTCGGCGCCCCCACGCTGCGCGACCCCGACGGCCTGGCCGTCTCCAGCCGCAACGTCTACCTCTCCGACGACGAGCGCGCCAGCGCCCTGGCCCTGCACCGCGCGCTGCGCGCCGGACTCGATAGTGCCGCGGACGGCCCCGACGCCGTGCGCGCCGCCGCCCGCGCCGTCCTGGACGGGGCCGCCGAGGCGGACCCGCCCGTCGAACCCGACTACCTCGCCCTCGTGGACCCCGCCACCTTCACCGACGCCCCCGCCGACTTCGAGGGCGAAGCCGTCCTCGCCGTCGCGGCCAGGGTCGGCTCCACCCGGCTCATCGACAACACGCCGGTCACCTTCACCCCCGCCCGTCCCGGCCGCGCCGCCGGGACGGACGCCGGCGCC